The Vicingaceae bacterium genome contains the following window.
AAGGGTCAAATATTGATCAGTATGGATGCCGAATTGATCAAAAAAAATATAGAAGAAGTCAAAACCCAACTGGATCTTGCAAAAACTGTTTATGAAAAACAAAAAGCATTGTGGGAAAAAAACATCGGTAGCGAAATACAATATCTTGAAGCAAAAAACAGAAAAGAATCGCTGGAAGACAGATACCAATCCTTGCTAACTCAGCTTGACAAATACAACGTAAAAGCACCTTTTGACGGTGTGGTTGATGAAGTATACGTGAAATTAGGAGAGATGGCCGGCCCGACTCCATTGTTACGTTTGGTCAACTTGAGTGGATTGTATGTCGAAAGCGAGATTTCTGAAGATTACATTGATGAAGTCAAAGAGGGGCAAGCGGTGGTGATAGAATCCGCCATTGAAAATAAAAAAATTACGACACGCATCAGCAGTGTCAGCCGTTTTATCAATAAAGCCAATCGCACGTTCAAGATTTTTATTGATCTGCCCGAAAAAGCAGAATTTTTCCCGAATCAATTGGTTACCATAAATATTGTAAGAAATAAAATAGATTCGGCCATTGTCTTGCCAGCGAGAGTGGTATTGCAGGATTTTCAAGGAAACAATTTTGTATACAAAATTTCATACGATAACAATAAAACCATTGCCATAAAAACACCTGTGAAAATTGCTTATGAAGCCAAAGACAATCTTTTGATTGCCGAAGGGGTTATACCCGGAGATGTAATTATCGATAAAGGATCAAGAATGGTAGAAGATAAAGAACAAGTAATTGTAAAAAACAATTAATTATGCAAAACCAAAGTCAAAAAAAGATAACAAGATATTTTGGTATTTCCAATTGGGCTGTCAACAACTATAAAACAGTTTTCGTTTTAACAGTGCTTTTAGTTATAATCGGATTTTCATCCTATGTTACCATTCCCAAAGAATCATTCCCGGAAATAAAAATACCGACCATTTATGTCGGTACGGCTTATCCCGGATATTCTCCTGAAGATATAGAGAAGCTCATTACAAGGCCAATAGAGAAGGAGATAAAATCGATCAGCGGTATTGACAAGATAAAGTCGATTTCTCAACAGGGATACTCAACCATATTGGTAGAATTTAAGTTTGATGTGACCACCGAAGAAGCTCTACGTAAAGTTAAAGATGCCGTGGATAAAGCAAAAGCCGACAAAGATTTTCCCAAGGATCTTCCTGCTGATCCAAATGTTTTCGAACTGAATTTCTCGGATTTCCCTATTTTAAATATAAATCTTTCCGGTGATTTTTCTCAGGAAGAATTGAAAAGATATGCAGAGCAGTTACAGGATGAAATAGAATATTTACCTGAAATATCCTCAGCCGACATACGTGGTATAAATGAAAAAGAAGTGAAAGTCGAACTCGATCTGCCCAAGATGGAAGCTGTGCAAGTTTCGTTCAATGATGTGGAGAATGCCATAAAATCTGAAAATGTGAGTATATCGGGAGGTGAAATCTTGATTGATGGTATGCGTCGTACGTTGCGTGTGGATGGAAGCATAAACGATTACCGCGATTTGGCTAACATCATTGTTAAAAGAGAAAAAGGAAATATTGTTTATCTCAAAGATATAGCCAATGTAAAGTTTGAAGAAGAAGAAGCCACAAGTTTTGCCAGGCAATTTGGAAAACCGGTGGTATCTCTCGATGTGGTGAAACGAAGCGGTGAAAACTTAATAGAAGCCGTAGACAAGATCCTGGCTATAATTGATAAAGCCAAAAAGTCATATTTGCCCGGAAATCTGCAAATAACCATTACCAATGACCAAAGTAAACGTACTCGTAGTCAGATTGATAATCTTGAAAATTCTATAATCTCAGGAATGATATTGGTGATTGTTGTTTTATTGTTTTTCCTTGGCTTGAGAAATGCTTTTTTTGTTGGGGTGGCCATACCACTATCTATGCTAATTTCATTTGCCGTTTTAAATTTTATGGGAGTAACCATGAGTATCATAGTGTTGTTTTCATTGATATTGGCATTAGGAATGTTGGTTGACAACGGAATTGTGGTGATCGAAAATATATACCGGCTTCGTAGTGAGGAAGGTTTATCACTGAAAGAAGCCGCAAAACAAGGCACCGGTGAGGTTGCATGGCCCATTATCTCATCTACGGCAACTACATTGGCCGCTTTTGTACCATTGGCATTTTGGCCGGGTATGATAGGAGAATTTATGAAATACCTGCCCGTTACTTTGATTATTGTATTGTCCTCTTCATTGTTTGTGGGGCTTGTCATTAATCCTGCCCTGGCTTCAAGATTTATGAAAGACAAAGAGAATGACCCTGAAAAAAAGAAAGTGATCAAAAGAGTGGCTATTATGGCAGGCTTTGCTTTATTGTTTCTTTTGTTCGGTTGGAAGTCTGCAACCAATTTATTGATAATCCTTGCTGTAATTGATTTGTTTTATTCTCTGTGGTTCTATAAAAGAGTTAAAAAGTTTCAATATAATTTCCTTCCAAGGTTAGAGAATGCCTATGCGCGTTTTTTGGGTTTTGCCTTACGAAAGAAAAATCCAAGGTATTTCTTCTTTGGAACAATATTTTTGTTGCTTTTTTCTTTCTTTTTACTGGCGAAATTTACGCCTAAAGTACTTTTTTTCCCTGAAAATGAACCACAGTTTTTCAATGTCTTTGTAGAATTGCCCATTGGTACAGATATTACCGTAACAGATAAATATACAAGAGAAGTAGAGAAAAGAGTGTACGATGTTATTAAAAAATATGAAGAGGATACCGTCATCGATGGGAAAAAAGTTAAACATAATTTTTTGATAGAATCTGTAATAGCCAAGGTAGGGAAAGGAACTTCCGATCCTTCCGACGGACCTCAAATGAGTGCAACT
Protein-coding sequences here:
- a CDS encoding MexH family multidrug efflux RND transporter periplasmic adaptor subunit, whose protein sequence is MRKILLVSLVAILAACRSGNHENSDLSRLIEKRDSLKKQIDQLREELDEVNQKITDLQQDSAALLYVSTIKVDPQTFDITLSFSGNVNARHAAQIMPEAQGKIIAINVREGDRVKKGQILISMDAELIKKNIEEVKTQLDLAKTVYEKQKALWEKNIGSEIQYLEAKNRKESLEDRYQSLLTQLDKYNVKAPFDGVVDEVYVKLGEMAGPTPLLRLVNLSGLYVESEISEDYIDEVKEGQAVVIESAIENKKITTRISSVSRFINKANRTFKIFIDLPEKAEFFPNQLVTINIVRNKIDSAIVLPARVVLQDFQGNNFVYKISYDNNKTIAIKTPVKIAYEAKDNLLIAEGVIPGDVIIDKGSRMVEDKEQVIVKNN